A genomic window from Candidatus Dormiibacterota bacterium includes:
- a CDS encoding transposase has protein sequence MIVSHRIRLVPTAAQEGTFRRACGTARFAYNWALAEWQREYRAGGTPTEASLRKSLNARKASEFPWMYEVPKTVVQHAIKHLGVAYKNFFDDCARFKRGQLKAQRIRRPRFKKKGRHEAFRVDNGTDKTRPNAVCVDGKCVKLSRIGWVRMREEVRFAGSILSATISRQADAWYCVFIVDVGDIPAEGTARGIVGIDLGIAHLATLSDGSTPIESPKPLRRLLGKLKRLNRALHRKVKGSCNRAKAKTTLARLHARIAHIRADALHKLTTDLVQRFGIIVIEDLNVRGMLANRKLSLAIADIGFFEFRRQLEYKVKMSGASLIVADRWYPSSKLCSMCEVKNEHLTLGERSWVCLSCGTAHDRDVNAARNLARYPESWAGSACGAEGAREAAIRLVKPAA, from the coding sequence ATGATCGTCTCGCACAGGATTCGCCTGGTACCAACGGCAGCACAAGAAGGCACCTTTCGCCGAGCCTGCGGAACGGCTCGCTTTGCGTATAATTGGGCGCTTGCGGAGTGGCAGCGCGAGTATCGTGCCGGAGGCACTCCAACCGAAGCGTCGTTGCGTAAATCGCTCAATGCACGCAAGGCGAGCGAGTTCCCCTGGATGTACGAGGTCCCAAAGACGGTCGTACAACACGCGATCAAGCATCTCGGTGTAGCATACAAGAACTTCTTTGATGATTGCGCAAGGTTCAAACGTGGTCAGCTCAAAGCTCAACGGATTCGTAGGCCGCGCTTTAAGAAAAAAGGCCGACACGAGGCGTTTCGCGTCGACAACGGCACCGACAAGACGCGTCCGAACGCCGTTTGCGTGGATGGCAAATGCGTGAAGCTCTCCCGCATCGGGTGGGTGCGGATGCGCGAAGAGGTGCGCTTCGCGGGCTCGATTCTCTCGGCGACGATCTCACGGCAGGCTGATGCGTGGTACTGCGTATTCATCGTTGATGTCGGGGATATTCCGGCGGAGGGAACGGCGCGCGGGATCGTTGGCATTGATCTTGGAATCGCTCACCTCGCAACGCTTTCGGATGGTTCGACGCCGATTGAATCGCCGAAACCGCTACGGAGGCTCCTCGGCAAACTCAAGCGACTCAATCGTGCTCTTCATCGGAAGGTTAAGGGTTCGTGCAATCGCGCTAAAGCAAAAACCACGCTCGCGCGGCTTCACGCACGCATTGCCCATATCCGAGCAGACGCGCTGCATAAACTCACGACCGACCTCGTGCAGCGTTTTGGTATCATCGTGATCGAAGACCTCAACGTGCGGGGAATGCTCGCCAATCGGAAACTCTCTCTCGCTATTGCGGACATCGGATTCTTCGAGTTTCGACGACAACTTGAGTATAAGGTGAAGATGTCTGGAGCTTCGCTCATTGTTGCCGATCGTTGGTACCCGTCATCAAAACTGTGCTCGATGTGCGAGGTGAAGAATGAGCATCTGACGCTCGGCGAGCGAAGCTGGGTGTGTTTATCGTGCGGCACGGCCCATGACCGCGATGTGAATGCGGCCCGCAATCTCGCACGATACCCGGAGAGTTGGGCCGGGTCAGCCTGCGGAGCCGAAGGCGCTCGCGAGGCGGCTATCCGCCTCGTGAAACCGGCGGCGTAG
- a CDS encoding GNAT family N-acetyltransferase, whose translation MVNLIVDLDERFDATAQEHAIAAIVGSGCTFDERRGAADATLAWIDETFGGAWSGEAYAGSTVAALRDGRAVGFATYAPEGLRYRWLRCVATEPGVGIFGPFGVNASERGGPLGGALLQAALCSLRTRGYRRALIPAVGDERLQRYYVERVGARVVERFTLRDGGEERIRTIVMASGSGTNFQAVLERVRAGTLPLEIAALVCNTADAFAIERARVAKIPARVVARDRANESRAAYDARLLEAIGNERPQLLLLLGWMHLLAPSFLDAFPDTINVHPAYLPFDATRDEVGLADGSYIPAYRGARAVRDAIAAGSAWSGVSVHVVTPQADSGPILVRMPLYIEGLSEAQVLERLHTLEHDLVPRGIMRWIYER comes from the coding sequence ATGGTGAACTTAATCGTCGATCTGGACGAACGTTTCGATGCGACGGCGCAGGAGCACGCGATTGCGGCCATCGTCGGCTCGGGTTGCACGTTCGATGAACGGCGAGGCGCCGCGGATGCGACCCTGGCGTGGATCGATGAAACGTTCGGCGGCGCGTGGAGCGGCGAAGCCTACGCCGGGAGCACCGTGGCGGCGCTGCGCGATGGCCGCGCCGTGGGATTCGCAACGTATGCGCCGGAGGGGCTGCGGTATCGATGGCTACGCTGTGTCGCCACCGAACCCGGTGTCGGCATTTTTGGGCCATTCGGCGTGAATGCGAGCGAGCGCGGCGGACCGCTCGGAGGCGCGCTGCTGCAAGCCGCTCTCTGTAGCTTGCGCACGCGCGGATATCGGCGCGCGCTCATTCCAGCGGTGGGTGACGAGCGCTTGCAACGCTACTATGTCGAGCGCGTGGGCGCACGGGTCGTCGAACGTTTCACGCTTCGCGACGGTGGTGAGGAGCGCATTCGCACCATCGTGATGGCGTCGGGTAGCGGGACGAACTTCCAAGCCGTGCTCGAGCGGGTGCGTGCGGGTACGCTCCCGCTGGAAATCGCGGCGCTGGTTTGCAACACGGCCGATGCGTTTGCGATCGAGCGCGCGCGTGTGGCGAAAATTCCGGCCCGCGTGGTCGCCAGGGATCGAGCGAACGAGTCCCGGGCTGCGTACGACGCACGCTTACTCGAGGCAATCGGGAACGAACGGCCGCAGTTGCTGTTGCTGCTCGGATGGATGCATCTGCTGGCCCCCTCATTTCTGGACGCATTTCCGGATACGATCAACGTGCATCCGGCGTACCTGCCGTTCGATGCAACGCGTGACGAGGTAGGGCTTGCCGATGGGTCGTACATCCCGGCGTATCGCGGTGCACGTGCGGTGCGCGATGCGATCGCGGCGGGAAGCGCGTGGAGCGGCGTGAGCGTGCACGTTGTGACGCCGCAGGCCGATAGCGGGCCGATTTTGGTGCGTATGCCGCTGTACATCGAAGGCTTATCGGAAGCCCAGGTGTTGGAGCGCTTGCATACGTTGGAGCACGACCTCGTGCCGCGCGGTATCATGCGCTGGATCTACGAACGGTAA
- a CDS encoding IS607 family transposase, whose translation MKLADWARRQGISYTTAWRWVKNDAMPVPWKQLAGGTILVDAPIDEKPSAIALYARVSSHDQRNDLDRQLARLATYAASHDLHVVEAVAEVGSGLNGKRRKLLRLLSDARISAIVVEHRDRFARFGSEYLEAALAASGRRLIVVDSGERNDDLVQDMIAILTSFCARLYGRRSARNRAISIERALARVAPE comes from the coding sequence GTGAAACTCGCTGATTGGGCCAGGCGACAAGGCATCTCCTATACCACCGCTTGGCGGTGGGTAAAGAACGATGCGATGCCGGTCCCTTGGAAGCAACTTGCGGGCGGCACGATCTTGGTCGATGCCCCAATCGACGAGAAACCCTCGGCAATTGCGCTCTATGCTCGCGTTAGCAGCCACGATCAGCGCAACGATCTCGACCGGCAGCTTGCGCGACTCGCAACCTACGCAGCCTCGCACGACCTCCATGTCGTTGAAGCGGTTGCCGAAGTCGGATCGGGGCTCAACGGTAAGCGTCGTAAACTCTTGCGGCTCCTTTCAGATGCGCGTATTAGCGCAATCGTGGTCGAACATCGTGATCGCTTCGCTCGTTTCGGTTCGGAGTATTTGGAAGCTGCGCTTGCCGCATCGGGGCGCCGTCTCATTGTGGTGGATTCCGGCGAGAGGAACGATGATCTGGTGCAGGATATGATCGCGATTTTGACGAGTTTTTGCGCGCGGTTGTACGGGCGTCGTTCGGCTCGCAATCGGGCGATCAGCATTGAGCGCGCATTGGCTCGGGTAGCCCCTGAATGA
- the purM gene encoding phosphoribosylformylglycinamidine cyclo-ligase → MSDQSRNLDAYAKAGVDIAAGNEAVARYKGVLGAWRHPDQMDAIGGFGGVMRMPGGGDRALVASADGVGTKILIAAELERYDGVGRDLVNHCVNDILVVNATPLFFLDYLAVGKLDPAVAAAVVAGCAGACRAHMCALLGGETAEMPGLYAPGHFDLAGTIVGTVEIAALPKPETVEAGDAIVALPAVGLHTNGYSLARKFIAREEWGVPFDGTTYGDALLAEHPSYYNAVRAIQTVAHVKTMSHITGGGLLENVPRTLPSNVKAIFEQTRWSVPPIMQELVKRAELSHEERYRTLNMGVGYTLVVPLADAAKAVAAAPGAFVAGWIEARRGDEPSVVVHEARV, encoded by the coding sequence GTGAGCGACCAAAGTCGGAACCTGGATGCATACGCGAAGGCGGGCGTCGATATCGCCGCGGGTAACGAAGCCGTTGCCCGGTATAAGGGCGTCCTCGGCGCGTGGCGTCATCCCGACCAGATGGACGCGATCGGCGGCTTTGGCGGCGTCATGCGCATGCCCGGGGGCGGCGATCGGGCCCTGGTCGCCTCGGCCGACGGGGTCGGGACGAAGATTCTTATTGCGGCCGAATTGGAGCGCTACGACGGCGTCGGCCGCGACCTGGTGAATCACTGCGTCAACGATATTTTGGTAGTGAATGCCACGCCGCTGTTTTTCCTCGATTATCTCGCGGTCGGGAAACTCGATCCGGCGGTCGCCGCCGCGGTGGTCGCGGGGTGCGCCGGCGCATGCCGCGCGCACATGTGCGCGCTGTTAGGCGGAGAGACGGCGGAGATGCCGGGCCTCTACGCGCCGGGGCATTTCGATTTGGCCGGAACGATCGTCGGCACCGTTGAGATCGCGGCGCTCCCCAAACCGGAAACGGTGGAAGCCGGCGATGCGATCGTCGCGCTACCGGCGGTGGGATTGCATACCAACGGCTACTCGCTCGCTCGCAAATTCATCGCACGCGAAGAGTGGGGCGTGCCGTTCGACGGCACGACGTACGGCGACGCGCTGTTGGCCGAACATCCGTCGTATTACAATGCGGTGCGCGCGATCCAAACGGTCGCGCACGTGAAGACGATGTCGCACATCACCGGCGGCGGCTTGCTCGAGAACGTGCCGCGCACCCTGCCGAGTAACGTGAAAGCGATCTTCGAGCAGACGCGCTGGAGCGTACCGCCGATCATGCAAGAGTTGGTGAAACGAGCCGAACTTTCGCACGAGGAGCGTTATCGCACGCTCAACATGGGCGTCGGCTACACGCTGGTCGTCCCGCTCGCCGATGCGGCGAAGGCCGTGGCGGCTGCACCGGGTGCGTTCGTCGCCGGCTGGATCGAAGCGCGGCGTGGCGACGAGCCATCCGTGGTCGTGCACGAAGCGCGCGTATAG
- a CDS encoding hydrolase — MPITKLDPKTALVAIDLQRGIVARPTHPDSAGVVANAARLAAAFRAAGLPVVLVHVTVAADRSDAVKTRTDEPSSGAKPTPEFAEFVDELALAPSDIQVTKRQWGAFYGTDLDLQLRRRGVTGIVLCGISTSIGVESTARNAWEHGYNIAFAADAMADTRPEAHQNSIERIFPRIGEVGTTADILAKLEERESIT, encoded by the coding sequence ATGCCCATCACCAAACTCGACCCGAAGACCGCGCTTGTGGCGATCGATCTGCAGCGCGGTATCGTCGCCAGGCCGACGCATCCGGATTCGGCCGGCGTCGTGGCCAACGCAGCTCGGCTCGCGGCGGCGTTTCGCGCGGCCGGATTGCCCGTAGTGCTGGTCCACGTGACGGTTGCGGCGGATCGCAGCGATGCGGTCAAGACGCGCACCGACGAGCCGTCGTCCGGGGCCAAACCGACGCCGGAATTCGCGGAGTTCGTCGATGAACTGGCTCTTGCCCCGAGCGATATCCAGGTGACCAAGCGCCAATGGGGAGCCTTTTACGGGACGGACCTCGATTTACAACTGCGCCGTCGCGGCGTTACCGGGATCGTGCTGTGCGGCATCTCCACCAGCATCGGCGTCGAATCGACGGCTCGCAACGCATGGGAGCATGGCTACAATATCGCCTTTGCTGCGGACGCAATGGCCGACACGCGCCCCGAAGCGCACCAGAACTCGATCGAACGCATCTTCCCACGTATCGGCGAGGTGGGCACCACCGCGGACATCCTCGCAAAACTCGAGGAGCGGGAATCTATAACCTGA